From a region of the Rhipicephalus microplus isolate Deutch F79 chromosome X, USDA_Rmic, whole genome shotgun sequence genome:
- the LOC142775299 gene encoding uncharacterized protein LOC142775299, which produces MNGVFRSDSSAQSISPDRSRACPPSTVCKGRLSVRRLKYVVFGTLTLVAFFAVNYAFMRVCVSDMGWHVEQRDVIPRLVGTRGFPMLPRVASPRYLAVVVCSAAELRYASRGVATSPPTRAPTYSFSSANPVARPRWVRRQALPGRLRRPGSEDCPTSRVQVIHATRRVRAGLAAVVHSRQRLRGVARRGAAPLRRGTCDVLPLRGGHLPHGRRGTEGTQCRAPLLQSGELG; this is translated from the exons atgaatGGGGTATTCCGCAGTGATAGTAGCGCACAATCGATATCGCCTGATCGCAGCCGTGCCTGTCCACCGTCCACCGTGTGCAAAGGCAGGCTCAGTGTGCGTCGCCTCAAGTACGTGGTCTTCGGAACCTTGACCCTGGTGGCCTTCTTCGCTGTCAACTACGCCTTCATGCGAGTGTGCGTCAGCGACATGGGCTGGCACGTTGAACAGCGAGACGTCATACCACGCCTGGTGGGCACCCGCGGGTTCCCCATGCTGCCGCGCGTCGCCAGTCCGCGATACCTGGCCGTCGTCGTCTGCAGCGCCGCCGAGCTGCGATACGCGTCACGTGGGGTCGCGACGTCACCGCCGACAAGGGCACCGACGTATTCTTTCTCGTCGGCCAACCCGGTGGCACG GCCTCGCTGGGTCCGACGCCAGGCCCTTCCTGGCCGGCTACGTCGCCCAGGGTCGGAAGACTGTCCGACGAGCCGGGTCCAAGTGATACATGCCACTCGCCGTGTACGAGCCGGACTGGCTGCCGTCGTACATTCACGGCAGCGGCTACGTGGTGTCGCGCGACGCGGTGCGGCCCCTCTTCGCCGAGGCACTTGCGACGTCCTTCCTCTACGTGGAGGACATCTTCCTCACGGGCGTCGTGGCACAGAAGGTACGCAGTGCCGTGCTCCATTGCTACAAAGTGGCGAGTTGGGATAA